The genomic segment TTTTTTCGGCAGCATTGATGAGATAAGCCGTTTCGTATAGAGTACCGTTGATGAGGAAATTTATGCCGTTGGAAGAAAAAGGCAGTCTCAAGCTTGGCTCAAAGTTCAACCTTGAGTACGCATCCCCCTTTTCCCTGTAAAAATTTGTGAAGTCAACGCGTGTATCGGTATAAAATGTCTCTTTTATAACAGGAATATACTCTGTGAAAAAGGATGCAAAAGGTAAATATTTGAATGTATAATCGTTATTTTTTTGCGTAATATCATTAAAATAGGACATCTCATATGTAAGAAGCGATTTGGGCAGCGGTTTTTCAACGTAAGCGGTTGATTTCACCATGTTTTCACTTCTTTCCTGTACACTTAATCCAAAATCCTTGAGGTAATTATAATCGGAAACATGATTGGCGTTTATTTTGAAAACCATATCTTTGCCAATAACTTGCTCATGCCTGCCCTTAATCTGATATCGGGTATTACCATAATCATTATCTTGTATGATTGAGGAATACCATTCTCCCTTCATGTCTTCCCTGAGTGCATACCTGAATTCGGCACCCGGCTTAATCCCTCTGTTTGCTATATAATCAAGGTAGAATGTGGCATCTTTATCCTTCGATATGGCCCAGAAATATGAATTTTTTATAACTGCGCCATCCCTGCTTGACAGCCTCACTATAGGCATAAGAAATCCGGACTGTCTTTCTGTTTTTACGGGGAAAATACCCCAGGGCATATACATAACAGTCTGATTTAAGATTTGGAATTCTGCGCCTTTTGTTTTTGCGTAACCTTCAGCAGTCAGATCTACGTCTTTTGCAATAAATTTCCAGGCAGGCCTATCCCCTTCGCAGGTAGTCATTTCACCGTTTTTAATGGTGTATGTCGCTTCACCTACTTTTTCTATCTCTGTGCCGGTGATATTGAAATCACCTTTTTTTATGAATATTTTCCCCTTCTCTATCTTGCCCATTTTAGTAATAAGGTTTAAATGCAGTGTGTTGCACTCAACTATGTCTTCTCCTTCACGAAGAACCACATTTCCTTCTGCAAATATCTCCTGTGTATTTTTATTATATGTAACATAATCGGCGTTTAACAGCCTTGTTCCTTCCTTAAGCTCAACCTTTCCTCTGGCAGTGTACGTGTTCTGTTCTTTATCCTGCTCAAGGGAATATGCCGATATATCTATTTGGGTTATGGAAGAAGACTTGTAATCCGGCTGTTTTCCGAAAACTAAAATAGGTGCTGTGATCATAAAAATAACAATTATAGTTTTAAAAAATTTCATCAATGATTGCCTTTGCCTCCCCGATTGTATAAAACGATCCCGTTACAAGGATCAGACTGTTTTCATCGGCAATAGTTTTTGCCTTTATCAGAGCACTCCGTACATCTTCTGTAACAAAAGGATTCTTTACGTATCCTTCCATTTCATCAGGCGGCAGAGCTCTTTCCGTCGCCGGTTTTGTAAGAATGACTGCATCTGTAAATGGTACTATTTTTTCAATAATCTTTCTACAATCTTTATCCTTCATAACACCGAAAATCAATATTTTCTTTTTATCAGTATAGTGAGATTTAAAAAACTCTGCAAGAACGTGTGCGCTATCAGGGTTGTGCGCACCGTCGAGAATAATGGTGGGGTTTTCATTCACTACTTCAAGCCTGCCCTGCCATTTGATACTTGCGAGGGCCTTACGCATGGAATCTTCATTAATTGAGAATCCGGAGGACGACAATACCTCGGCAGCGCACAAGGATATTGCCCCATTGATAAACTGATGGTCTCCCATGAGATTTATCGAAAGATTATCAATATTCTTCTTGATGCCTGCGTAAGACATCATCTGATCCCCGGTCTTTTTATAGGAAAAGTCTCTGTGAAGCTTATATACCGGGGAGTCGAGTTTTTTGGCTGTTGCCTCAATTATCTTTGCAGATGTACCCTGTGCCCCGGTTATAACGGGTGTATTGCCTTTTATTATGCCTGCCTTCTCTTTTGTTATATCAGCAATATCTTCTCCAAGGTATTGCATATGGTCATACGATACGTTGGTTATAATACTTATTGCAGGCTCTACCACATTTGTGGAATCAAACCTCCCTCCAAGGCCCACTTCGATAATGGAGATATCCGTTTTTTTCCTGGAAAAATGTTCAAAAGCGAGGGCTGTTGTAAAATCAAAGAAAGTAAAAAATCTCTCCTTGTCTTTTTTTTCAACCTTTTTTTTTATCGTTTCCGTTAGTTCTGCCACTTCTTCTTCCGAAATATCTTCCTCGTTGACAGTGATTCTTTCGGTAAAGGATACAAGATGCGGCGACGTATATTTGCCTACCGTATATCCCGCTTCTTTCAATATGTGCGACAGCATGCTTGCAACAGAGCCTTTGCCGTTTGTGCCTCCAATATGAACAGTTTTAAGGCAGGATTGAGGGTTGTCAATAATGTTGAGCAACCATTTAATATTTTCAAGCCCGAATACCATTCCGAATTTTTCAAGCCCGTAAAGGTATTTCAGAGCATCGGAATATCCTATC from the Pseudomonadota bacterium genome contains:
- the lptD gene encoding LPS assembly protein LptD — protein: MITAPILVFGKQPDYKSSSITQIDISAYSLEQDKEQNTYTARGKVELKEGTRLLNADYVTYNKNTQEIFAEGNVVLREGEDIVECNTLHLNLITKMGKIEKGKIFIKKGDFNITGTEIEKVGEATYTIKNGEMTTCEGDRPAWKFIAKDVDLTAEGYAKTKGAEFQILNQTVMYMPWGIFPVKTERQSGFLMPIVRLSSRDGAVIKNSYFWAISKDKDATFYLDYIANRGIKPGAEFRYALREDMKGEWYSSIIQDNDYGNTRYQIKGRHEQVIGKDMVFKINANHVSDYNYLKDFGLSVQERSENMVKSTAYVEKPLPKSLLTYEMSYFNDITQKNNDYTFKYLPFASFFTEYIPVIKETFYTDTRVDFTNFYREKGDAYSRLNFEPSLRLPFSSNGINFLINGTLYETAYLINAAEKNNKDTKLHQTAKIEANMNTQLFRNYHTEIFNLGEMQSLIKPQLKYTFIPNTSFTDIPLIDSSDRLYQTNTLTYSLNHYLNAFTPEGSREISLFEIEQTYGISGGLSPSTLYEGSGGRFSDISARLTLYPKNNLTYKNESILSTGGDGLKVMRNSLSHKIQDLYNISVTHNYTNQLTNELYYDLGGKYKYFEGKYQMRYSFMESTWIDTLYQITYRPNCWATTLTLIQSTRPRDTTVRLSFDLAGITTR
- a CDS encoding bifunctional folylpolyglutamate synthase/dihydrofolate synthase; translated protein: MIGYSDALKYLYGLEKFGMVFGLENIKWLLNIIDNPQSCLKTVHIGGTNGKGSVASMLSHILKEAGYTVGKYTSPHLVSFTERITVNEEDISEEEVAELTETIKKKVEKKDKERFFTFFDFTTALAFEHFSRKKTDISIIEVGLGGRFDSTNVVEPAISIITNVSYDHMQYLGEDIADITKEKAGIIKGNTPVITGAQGTSAKIIEATAKKLDSPVYKLHRDFSYKKTGDQMMSYAGIKKNIDNLSINLMGDHQFINGAISLCAAEVLSSSGFSINEDSMRKALASIKWQGRLEVVNENPTIILDGAHNPDSAHVLAEFFKSHYTDKKKILIFGVMKDKDCRKIIEKIVPFTDAVILTKPATERALPPDEMEGYVKNPFVTEDVRSALIKAKTIADENSLILVTGSFYTIGEAKAIIDEIF